Within the Senegalia massiliensis genome, the region ATATATACTATATGGAAATGAAATAGATATAAGGGAATTATTTCTTAAAAACTTAGAGAATAAGCAATTTAATATAGTAGAAAATAAGCACATATTAGATTTTGATAAGGTATTTCAATTGGAATTAACAGATATTTCTTTGTTTTATTTAGAAAATCTCATAAATTTTATCTATACAAGAATTGAACAAGGTTATATTCTTAATCAATATAAGTTTGTAAATGAAGCAAAAGAATTCTTTTATTTTGATTATATACATGAGTTATTTGCTAAAGATATAAATATTAATATTTATGAAAGAGCATATATAACAACATATATAAGCTCATTATCGAGTTTGAAACCTATAATAGATGAACAAAAGATAATTGATATAGTTAATAAATTAATTTCTCAGTTTAAAAGTCAAGTATCTATAAATATAGAAGAAGAAGAAAAACTAACAAATAATCTTAAAAGTCACTTTAGATCTTCTTATAATAGAATACGATTTCAGATTCCTATTGTGAATCCATTATTAGAAGAAATTAAAGAAAAGTATTCTGACATATTTAAAATTACAAAATTGATAATTGAAAATATCAAAGGATTTCCAGAGTTATCAGGTATAAGAGAAGAAGAAATTGCTTATATAAGTATGTATTTTGGAGTGTATTTTAAGAAAAAACCACAATCTTTAAATAAAAACATGAAAAAAGTTCTTATAGTTTGTCATAAAGGAGCAGTGTTTTCTAAAATATTAGAAAAACAAATAGAAGAAAAATTTCCTTATATTGATATAGTAGCAACAACTCCCATAAAAGATATAGATAATTATCAAGGAGATTTTGACTATATAATTTCAACAGTCTCTCTAAAGGGATATGAAAATGTTATAGTGGTAAATCCAATATTAAGTAATTATGATATACATCTTTTGTATGAAAAAATTATGGAATATGATGCTCAAGGTATAAGAATAGACATAAAGTCTCTTTTAGATATAATCAAAAAATATTCTACAGTTCACAATGAAAAACTTTTAGAAAAAGAAATATTGCAAAAATTTTATAAGGTAAATAAAAAGGAGTTTGTTCAGCCAATGTTAAAAGAATTATTAACAGAAGATAGAATAGTATTAAAAGATAGTTTAGATAATTGGGAAGACGCTATAAAAATAGCATCGGAACCTTTATTAAACCAAAAAACAATAACTGATGAATATGTAAATGCAATGATAGATAGTGTTAAGGAACATGGACCTTATATAGTATTAACAGATTATTTTGCACTGCCACATGCTAGACCAGAAAGTGGAGTTAAGGATATGAGTATGTCTATGCTAATATTAAAAGAACCTGTTGATTTATTAGGGAAGCCAGTAAATATATTTACTGTCCTTGCTTCTATAGATAATTCATCTCATATAAAAGCTTTAGCTTCATTAACTGAAATAGTTGGAGACAAAGATAATATTGAAAAGCTTAAATCTAGTAACAATAGTGAAGAAGTAATGAAAATGATAAATAAAGAAGAGGAGGAATAATAAATGGAAATTTTAGCGGTATGTGGATTTGGAGTAGGTTCTTCAATGGTTTTAAAAATGACTCTAGACAAGGTATTTAAAGAATTAGGGGTAGATGCAAATGTTCAAACAATGGATCTATCATCAGCTAAAGGTGCTAAACCAGATGCAATTTTTACTTCTAAGGAAATAGCTAAAGACTTGAGAAATTCAACAACTTCTCCAGTGTATGAAGTGGAAAAATATATGGATAAACAAGAAGTTAAAAGCGCAGTAGAAAAATTTATTAATGAAAATAAAAAATAAAAGGAGGAATATTAATGAGTTTTATAATTGATAACCTTTTTAGAAATCCCCCTGTATTATTAGGAATAATAGCAATAATAGGTCTTGCTTTACAAGGGAAAAAAATTGGCGATGTAATTAAAGGTGGTCTTTTAGCTGCTATTGGAATGTTTATATTGCAGCAAGGTGTTAATATATTAGTTGGGTCAATAGCACCAATAAATGGATTATTTCAAGAAATTGCTGGTGGAGAAGTAACAGAAGGACTTAACGATATAACATTTACTTCAGAGTTTGGTGGAGAAGTAGGTCTTACAATGTTTTTTGCACTAGTATTACATCTTCTTATAGCTAGATTTACACCAATTAAAACTATATTTTTAACTGGTCACTTTTTATGGTGGTTCCCATTTATATTTGTAGCTGCAGGTGTAGAAGGGAATTTAAGTGGAGCTACTTTAATAATATTTGCAACAGTATTATCGGCATTATACTGGTCCATAGTTCCATGGTTATTAAAACCTTTTGTTAGTGCTGTTACAGGAGATGATTCCTTTACACTAGGTCATCCTTCAGGAATTTTAGCTTTAATATCAGGATTTATAGCTAAGAAGTTTGGAAACAAAGAAAGATCAACAGAAAGTTTAAAGATACCAGAAAGTTTATCATTCTTTAAAGAAGTATCTATTACTGGTGGTATAGTAGTATTTTTAATGTTCTTATTTTTAGGATTAACTGTAGACGGTGCATTTGAAGCAGAAGCACAACCAATAGTATTTTATGCAATAAATCAAGGATTCATGTTTGGTGCAGGCTTAGTAATCATGTTACAAGGTGTACGTATGTTAGTAAATCAAATATTACCTGCATTTCAAGGAATATCAGAAAAACTTATACCTAATTCAGTACCTGCATTAGATGCTCCAATATTATTTAACTATAAACCAAACGCAGCAATTATTGGATTTGTTACAGCAATGGTAGTATCCACAGTAGTTATACTAATAGCTAATAGTTTTAATGTATTTGGTTTGATGCTTATACCTTTAGTTATTACAAGTTTCTTTGAATGTGGAGCAGCTGCAGTAATAGGAGAAGGCCAAGGTGGACTTAGAGGAGCAATTATCGGTACCAGTTTTTCAGCAATAGTTATGGTAGGTTTAGTAGGTATTTCAGCTATAATATACTCTGGTACAATTCAAAACTGGATTTTAATTTTCGGAGGAAATGATCTTTCACTTTGGGGTACAATCTCTCAATATATAGCTAAATTAATTTCTCTAATATAAAGGAAGTGAGTTTTTGAAAGCATATAACAGATATTTTAATAAAGTTAAAGAAATATTAGAAATAGTAGAAGAAAGTGAAAAAGAAAATATAGAAAAAGTAGTAGACTTATTTGTAAAAGCTATAGAAAACAAAAATAGTATATTTACTTTTGGAGCATCACATGCTGGGATAATATCAGAAGAACTATTTTATAGAGCAGGAGGACTTGCTTTAATAAACCCTATTTTTGAACCGTCAATAATGTTAAACATAAGACCTATCACATTTACAAGTGAAATGGAAAGTTTAGTTGGATATGGCGAATTAATAGCTGATAAAGTAGATATAAAAAAAGATGATGTTATTTTATGTCATTCAGTTTCAGGAAGAAATTCTGTAATGATAGATTTTGTAACTAAAGCAAAAGAAAAAGGAGCTAAGATAATAGGTCTTACTAATGTATCTTATTCATCTCAAGTAGAATCTAGACATCCATCAGGAAAAAGATTAATGGATATTGCTGATATAGTAATAGATAATCATGGAGAAAAAGGTGATGCTACTATTAAAGTAGAAGGTCTAGAACAAAAAGTATCTCCTACATCTACTGTAGTAGGAAGTACAATAGTAAATTCAATAGTTGCACAAGTAGCAGAAGAGTTAATGAATAAAGGTATAACACCACCAATACTTTTTAGTGCAAACATAGATGGTGGAAAAGAGCATAATAATAAGATATTTGAGGAATATAAAGATTCTATTTATTACCTATAAAAAGCATTTGTGGTATTAATACCACAAATGCTTTTTTTATAACATTAAAATGTATGCTATCTCATACACTGTATTAAAATATGCACATAATTTAAAGAGGTAGCATAATTAAAAGCCTCTATATACTCATTGTTGAGGTTGAATTGAGTGGCATAGTACTTGCATAATTGTATTTCATAAATAAATTGTAAGGGGGAGAAAGAATGTTTAAAAAATTTACAAATGCATGTGTAGCAGTAGTACAAAAATATTTACCAGATCCATTTTTATTTGCTGCAATACTTACTTTTATTGTATTTTTAGCAGGTGTTTTTGTAACAGATCAAAGTCCATTAGCTATGATTGTTCATTGGGGAGATGGATTTTGGGGACTGTTAGCATTTTCAATGCAAATGGCACTAGTTTTAGTAACAGGTCATACTTTAGCAAATGCACCTATTATAAAAAAGGGACTAAGAAAATTAGCATCAATACCAAAGACTCCTATGCAAGCAATACTTGCAGTTACTTTTGTTGCAATAGTAGCTTGTTGGATTAACTGGGGATTTGGACTAGTAATTGGAGCATTATATGCAAGAGAACTTGCAAGACAAATTAAGACTGTAGACTATAGATTATTAATAGCCTCAGCTTATTCAGGATTCGTAGTATGGCATTCAGGTATATCTGGATCTATACCACTAAAACTTGCAACAGCAGGAGAAGGATTATCAGAAGCAACAGCAGGAGTAGTGACAAGTCCTATATCAACAAGTGAAACTATATTTTCACCATATAATCTAATTATATTTGGAATAATACTATTAACAATGCCTTTCATAAACAGAGCAATGCATCCAAAACCAGAAGATGTAGTATCTGTAGATCCAGAATTATTAGTAGATGAAGATTTAAGTGTAGAGGTAGAAAATCCAACATTTGCAGATAAGATGGAAAATAGCTCTATATTATCTATCTTAATAGGAGCAATGGGACTAGTATTTATAGTTAATTATTTCATAAATAATGGATTTGATTTAAACTTAAATATAGTTAACTTTATATTCTTATTTTTAGGGATAATACTTCATGGTACACCTAGAAAATTCTTAGATGCTATAATTATTGCAACAAGAGGAACTGCTGGGATAGTATTACAATTTCCATTTTATGCAGGAATAATGGGTATGATGACTGGACTTAGTCCATCAGGAAGTTCTCTTGCAATAGCTATATCAAATGGATTTGTAAGTATCTCTAATGAAACAACATTTCCATTTTTCAGTTTCTTAAGTGCAGGAGTAGTTAACTTTTTTGTACCTTCTGGTGGTGGACAATGGGCAGTACAAGCACCAATAATGATGCCAGCAAGTGCAGAACTTGGAGTTTCAGCTGCAAAAACAGGAATGAGTATAGCTTGGGGAGATGCTTGGACTAATTTAATACAACCATTCTGGGCTTTACCAGCACTTGGTATTGCAGGACTTGGAGCAAGAGATATTATGGGATATTGTATAATAGATCTCATATATACAGGAATAATAATCTCCTTAGGATTAATGTTTTTATAGCATAATTTCTAGAAAATGATTTTTTAATGTGATAACATAGTATTGGTAACAAACAAATAAATTTTGGGGGTGCAACAAATGAATAAACAAATTTCTATCCAACAAGCTATAGAAAAAATAGAAGATGGAATGACTATAATGGTAGGTGGATTTTTAGCTGTAGGGTCACCTAACAAGCTTGTGGATGCTTTAGTAGAGAAGAATGTAAAAGATTTAACATTAATAGCAAATGATACAGCCTTTATAGATAAAGGAGTAGGAAAATTAATAGTAAACAAACAAGTTAAAAAAGTCATAGTAAGTCACATAGGTACAAACAAAGAAACAGGAAGACAAATGAATGAGAATGAATTAGAAGTAGAGTTAGTTCCTCAAGGAACACTTGTTGAAAGAATAAGAGCAGCAGGGTTTGGACTTGGAGGAGTACTTACACCTACAGGAGTTAACACAATTGTAGAAGAAGGTAAAAAGAAAATAGAAGTAGAAGGTAAAGACTATTTACTTGAAACACCTTTAAAAGCAGATATTGCACTAATCAAAGGGGACATAGTAGATAAAAAAGGAAATATCCGTTACGATAAAACAGCAAGAAACTTCAATCCAACAATGGCTACGGCAGCAGATACTGTTATAGTAGAAGCAGATAATTTAGTTGAAATAGGCGAAATAGATCCAGAAAATGTTATTACACCAAGTCTATTTGTAGACTATATTGTTGATGGAGGTGGAAAGTAATGGATAAAAATAAAATAAAAGAAATAATAGCAAAAAGAGTAGCAAAAGAGTTTGTTGATGGAGATGTAATAAATCTAGGAATAGGTCTTCCTACACTTGTAGCTAATTATATTCCAGATGAAATGGATGTAGTTTTTCAATCTGAAAATGGATTTGTAGGACTTGGTCCAACTCCAGAAAAAGGTTCAGAAGATGACAACCTAACAAATGCAGGTGGCCAACACGTTACAGTTAAAAAAGGTGGAGCATTTTTTGATAGTGCATCTAGCTTTGGAATAATAAGAGGTGGTCATGTTGATGCAACTGTTCTAGGAGCTCTTCAAGTAGATTCAGAAGGTAGTCTTGCCAATTGGATGATACCAGGTAAAATGGTACCAGGAATGGGTGGAGCAATGGATCTTGTAGTAGGTGCAAAGAAAGTTATAGTAGCTATGACTCATACTGCAAAAGGAAATCCTAAGATTCTTAAAAAATGTTCATTACCTCTTACAGCAAAATCTCAAGTGGATTTAATAATAACAGAAATGGGAGTAATGGAAGTAACAGATAAAGGTTTAGTTCTTAAGGAAATAGGACCTGAAACAACAATAGAACAAATTAAAGATGCAACAGAAGCAGAGCTTATAATAGATGAAAATCTTAAATCTATGGAAATCTAAAAAAGCAGAGGTCACTCTGCTTTTTTTGTGACAAATTGACAAAATAAAATCATAATTTTATTAAAACTCTCCTTGAGATTAATAACTTTTTGAATTATAATAGAATATATATTGTCTAACTATTCAAATATATAGGAGGAGTTAAATGTCTAAGAAAAGCACCTCTAAAGTTTTAGAAAATATAGCATTAATAGCACAAATAGGTATATCTATGGCAGTACCTATAATTGGAAGTATATTTTTGGGTAATTTTTTGGACAAAAAATTAGGTACAAATATACTTTTTCTTATAGTGTTTTTAATACTAGGTGTCGGGGCTGCATTTATGACATTATTTAAAATGACTTCAAGGATGAGTAATAGGAAGTGATCTATTGAGTTTAACAAAAAATACTGAATACAAAATATTTAGAAGGGTAATAATATTGACGCTTATTATTATAGGTATAATACTACTTGCTATACCAAACCCTAAAGATGATATTTTAGGTTTTATCTTTGGAACAATAATAAACTTACTTAACTTTAGACTTATGAGTTTGTCTCTAGCCAAAGCAATGAAGATGCCACAAGCGAAAATTATGCCATATGTTGTAGGGAGCTATATGGCTAGATATATAATTTATGGTATAGTGCTTGCTATAGCTGCACTAGCCGACTATTTAAATTTTTATACAGTAGTGCTAGGTTTTTTTATGGTCAAAATAGTCATAATGTCTGATACATTTTTTGATACGATCAAAAAAAGAACTAGCTAAAGCTTTACAAACTGAAGAGAGGAGGTCATATATTTGGACAATATCAAGGGGATATTATTTGAGTTTATGGGTAAGGAAATTTACATACACTCAACAGTAATTAATTCATGGATAGTAGTATTATTGTTGTCCCTATTTGCAATATATGTAAGTAAGAAAATAAAGGCATCAGATCCTACCAAGAAACCCACAGGTATAGTAAATATAGTAGAAATAATAGTTGTGCAAATAGAAAATCTAGTAAAAGATACTATGGGGCCAGACAAGATGAAATTTGCTCCCTATATTGGAACACTTGCACTTTACCTTGCAGTAGCAAATTTATTTGGATTAATTGGATTTGATCCGCCTACATCGGATTATAATGTAACACTAGCATTAGCTATAATTACCTTTATATTGACACAATATTTTGGTATCAAAAGCAAAGGACTAGGTGGTTATTTCAAAGGATTCTTTGAACCAATACCACTTTTATTCCCAATAAATGTAATAGGTGAGCTTGCAAACCCTATATCACTATCATTCCGTTTATTTGGTAATATATTATCTGGTGTTATTATAATGGGACTTTTATATAGTGCAGTAGGTTATTTTGCACCAGTTGTAACTCCTGTATTTCATGCTTATTTTGACTTGTTTGCAGGATTAATTCAAACATTTATATTTATTATGCTTACAATGGTATTTGTATCAATGGCAATGGATGACTAAGATTAATTTTTTAAAAGATATTAAACTAAAAAACTATTTAAAATTAGAGGAGGAAACAAAATGTTAGAAGGAATTTCAAGTGAAGCGTTTATATTAGGATGTTCAGCAATAGGAGCAGGTCTTGCTGCAATAGCAGGTATAGGTCCTGGTATAGGTCAAGGTTATGCAGCAGGTAAAGCAGCAGAAGGAGTAGGAAGACAACCAGAAGCACAAGGAGATATAATTAGAACAATGATCCTAGGTCAAGCAGTTGCAGAAACAACTGGTATTTATGGACTAGTTATAGCTATAATATTATTATTTGTAAGACCTTTATTAGGAGCTCTTTAAAAAATAATAAATTTAAAGAGGTGGGGGAACACCTTCCCATCTCTTATTGTTGTAGCTAAAACTAATTATAATGGCAGTAATTACTGAAGGGAGGATTATGAATGGTACCTGAAATTCATGTGTTACCTGATCCGTTCAATTTTACACTTCAATTATTAGCAACACTTGTACTTTTTCTTGTGCTTAGACATTTCTTATGGGATACAGTAAAGGAATTTTTAAATAAAAGACAAGAAAGTGTTCAAAATGATTTAGATAGAGCAGAAAAAGAAAAAGTGGAAGCTATGAAATTAAAAGAAGAGTATCAAGCTAAAATTGAAGATGCAAAAGGTGAAGGAAAAGAAATTATAGAATCTTCAAGGAAAAAAGCAGAAGATATAAAAGAAGATATAGTAAATAACGCGAAAAAAGAATCAAATGATATGATAAATAGAGCTAAAAAAGAAATAGAAAGAGAACAAAGACAAGCAAGAATGGAATTAAAAAATGAAGTAGTAGAACTTGCAATGCTTGCTGCAAGTAAAGTAATAGATAAAAATTTAGATAAAGAAGCCCATGCAGGGATGATTGATAAGTTTATTGATGAGGTAGGGGAATCAAAATGGCAGAATTAGTATCTAAAAGATATGCTGAAGCTCTATTTGAAGTAGCCCTGGAACAAGAAAACTTAGAAAAATTTAAAGAAGAAATTATTGGAGTATCAGATATATTTGAAAGTGAAAAAGAACTTAAAATTGTATTTGAACATCCAAAACTTTCAACAGATGAGAAAAAAGACATTTTAGATAATCTTTTTAAAGATAGAATAAGTGAAGAAGTTTTAAACTTTTTATATATCATAGTAGATAAAGGAAGAGAAAAATATATTTCTGATATAAAAGATGAATATATTGTGCTTTTCAATAAAGAATATGGAATAGTAGAAGGTAAAGCTATAACAGCAATTGAAATGACACAAGAAAAATTAGAGAGATTAGAAAAAGAATTATCTAAAAAATTAAATAAGACAATAAAATTAGAAAATAAAGTTGATTCAACTGTATTAGGTGGAGTACTTGTAAAAATAGGCGACAAGGTTATAGATTCAAGCGTTAAAGGTACAATCGATGAAATGTCAAGACAACTAAATAACGCTACAGTAACTAAGAAAGAGGTGGAAATGAAGTGAACCTAAGACCTGAAGAGATTAGCTCAATTATAAAAGAGCAAATTAAAAATTATAAAAAAAGAATAGACGTAGAAGATGTAGGAAGTGTACTTGAAGTTGGAGATGGTATCTCTAGAGTATATGGACTTGAAAATTGTATGGCAGGAGAACTTCTTGAATTCCCTGGTGAAATATATGGTATGGCTTTAAACTTAGAAGAAGATAACGTAGGTTGTGTGTTACTTGGACCTGATGACAACATAAAAGAAGGCGATACTGTAAAGAGAACTGGAAGAATAGTAGAAGTTCCAGTAGGGGATCAAATGATAGGTAGAGTAGTAAATGCTCTAGGTCAATCCATAGATGGAAAAGGTGCAATAGAATCAGATAAATATAGACCAGTAGAGCAAAAAGCATCTGGTGTTATAACAAGAAAATCTGTATCTGTGCCACTTCAAACAGGAATAAAAGCTATTGACTCCATGATTCCTATAGGACGTGGACAGAGAGAGCTTATCATTGGTGACAGACAAACAGGTAAAACAGCAATAGCAATAGATACAATATTAAATCAAAAAGATCAAGATGTAATATGTATATATGTTGCAATTGGACAAAAGAAATCAACAGTTGCAGGAATATATGAGAATTTACAAAAAAGAGGAGCAATGGACTATACTATAATAGTTTCAGCAACAGCAAGTGAGCTTGCTCCACTTCAATATATAGCACCATATGCAGGAGCTGCAATGGGTGAAGAATTTATGTTTAATGGAAAAGATGTACTTATAATATATGATGACCTTTCTAAACATGCGGTTGCTTATCGTACAATGAGTTTACTTCTTAGAAGACCACCAGGACGTGAAGCTTATCCTGGAGATGTATTCTACCTTCATTCAAGATTACTTGAACGTGCAGCAAGATTAAATGAAGATTATGGTGGAGGTTCTATGACAGCACTTCCAATAATAGAAACTCAAGCAGGAGATATCTCAGCATTTATTCCAACAAATGTTATATCAATTACAGATGGACAGATATTCTTAGAAACAGACCTTTTTGCATCAGGTCAAAGACCTGCTATAAATGCAGGACTTTCAGTATCTCGTGTTGGTGGAGATGCCCAAATTAAAGCAATGAAAAAAGTTTCAGGGACACTTAAAATTGACCTTGCACAATATAGAGACCTTCAATCATTTGCACAATTTGGTTCTGATTTAGATAAAGAAACTAGAACTGCTCTTGATCGTGGAGAGAGAATAATGGAAGTATTAAAACAACCTCAATATTCACCAGTAAATGTAGAGCATCAGGTAATGATACTTTTTGCTGTAACTAAAAAATATTTAAGAGATATACCAGTAGAAAAAGTAAAAGAATTTGAATCAGAATTTATTAAATATATGGATACAAATCATCCTGAAATAGGAAAATCTATATTAGATAATGGAAAGCTTTCAGAAGAAGATGAAGAGATTCTTAGAAAAGGAATAGAAGATTTCAAAGAAGAATTCAAAAAAACTATGTAAGCTTTTAAAGAAGAGAGGTGTTTAGATGGCTCAAGAAAGCATGCAAGATATCAAAAGGCGAATAAAAAGTGTAGGTAGTACAAAACAAATTACAAATGCCATGGAACTTGTAGCTTCTTCAAAACTTAAAAAGGCTAGAAAAAGGCTAGAAAAAACTGAGCCGTATTTCCTTACAGTAAGTAGAAGTATAAAAGATATATTAGCAAGTTCTAGAGGAATAAGCCATCCTATGCTTGAAAAAAGAGAAGTTAAAAATAAATGCTATATAATAGTTACATCAGATAGAGGATTATGTGGTGGCTATAATGTAAATATTATAAAAAAAGTAGAAGCTGATATGGATTCAAAAGATAGTACTAAAATCATAACTATAGGTCAAAAGGGAAAAATACATTTTAAAAGAAGAAATTATGATGTTAAAGGCTCTTTTACTAACATATCAGAAGACCCTACATTTATGGATGCAACTCAAATAGGCAATATGGCACTTAAGCTTTATGAAGACGGAGAAGTGGATGAGGTAAATATAGCATATACTCAATTTAAAAGTACAATTAATCATGAACCTACTATCTTAAAATTACTTCCGGCAGAAAATATTGCAGAAGAAGAAACAAAGGAGAAAAGAATACTTACAGAATACGAGCCTTCTCCTGAAGTAGTACTTGATTATCTTATACCGAAATATATAAGAAGTACAATATATGGAGCAATGATAGAATCATCCGCATCAGAACAAGGTGCAAGAAGAATGGCTATGGAATCAGCAACTGACAATGCAGAAGAAATGATAGATGATTTAAATCTTAAATACAATAGAGCTCGTCAAGCTGCAATCACACAAGAAATTGCAGAAATAGTAGGTGGAGCAGAAGCATTACAATAAGGACTAGAAAAGGAGTTGAAAATATGGCTGAATCAAACATAGGAAATATTGTTCAGATAATCGGTCCAGTAGTGGATATCAGATTTGATGAAGAGAATCTTCCTAACCTATTAAATGCCATAAAAATAAAAGGCAAAGATGGAGAAGAAATTACAGTAGAAGTTTCTCAACATATAGGTGATGACATTGTAAGATGTATATCAATGGATTCCACAGATGGATTTGTCAGAGGAATGGAAGCAGTAGATACAGGAGCTCCAATAAGTGTACCAGTAGGAGATAATACATTAGGTAGAATGTTTAATGTTACAGGAGATGCAATAGATGGAAAGGAAAATGTTACAACAGGACCTACATCCCCAATTCACAGAGAAGCACCTCCATTTGAAGAACAACAAACTTCAACAGAAATATTTGAAACTGGAATAAAGGTAGTAGACTTAATATGTCCATATTCTAAAGGTGGTAAAGTAGGTTTATTCGGTGGTGCTGGAGTTGGTAAAACAGTACTTATTCAGGAACTTATAAACAATATAGCAACAGAGCATGGTGGACTTTCAGTATTTGCTGGAGTTGGAGAAAGAACAAGAGAAGGTAATGACCTTTATTATGAAATGAAAGATTCAGGAGTACTTGATAAAACATCTCTAGTATTTGGTCAAATGAATGAGCCACCTGGGGCACGTATGAGAGTTGGACTTACAGGACTTACAATGGCAGAACATTTTAGAGATGAAGCAGGTCAAGATGTACTTTTATTTATAGATAATATATTTAGATTTACACAAGCAGGTTCTGAAGTTTCAGCATTACTTGGACGTATGCCATCTGCAGTTGGTTATCAGCCAACACTTGCAACAGAAATGGGTAGACTTCAAGAGAGAATAACTTCAACTAAAAAAGGATCAATAACATCAATACAAGCAGTATATGTACCAGCAGATGACCTTACTGACCCGGCACCTGCAACAACATTTGCTCATCTTGATGCTACTACAACTCTATCTCGTTCTATATCAGAGCTAGGAATTTATCCTGCAGTTGATCCTCTAGATTCAAACTCTAGAATACTTGATCCACAAATAGTAGGAGAAGAACATTATAATACTGCACGTAGAGTACAGGAGATACTTCAAAAATATAAAGAATTACAAGATATTATAGCGATACTTGGTATGGATGAATTATCAGAAGAAGATAAGATTACAGTTGCACGTGCTAGAAGAATACAACGTTTCTTATCTCAACCATTTACAGTAGCAGAACAATTTACTGGAATAAATGGAGAATATGTACCTTT harbors:
- a CDS encoding BglG family transcription antiterminator — encoded protein: MKKRNEKILYQILNKEENTLDSLLEYFNISKRTLYYSIGEINDFIKEIGEIKTINRKVIFIGDIEKLKKKLEYSNEIYFDPSKRRTELLNIIFINPKITIEEMSEKFLVSKNTIVNDISFIKKILKKRNIILYYKGEYILYGNEIDIRELFLKNLENKQFNIVENKHILDFDKVFQLELTDISLFYLENLINFIYTRIEQGYILNQYKFVNEAKEFFYFDYIHELFAKDININIYERAYITTYISSLSSLKPIIDEQKIIDIVNKLISQFKSQVSINIEEEEKLTNNLKSHFRSSYNRIRFQIPIVNPLLEEIKEKYSDIFKITKLIIENIKGFPELSGIREEEIAYISMYFGVYFKKKPQSLNKNMKKVLIVCHKGAVFSKILEKQIEEKFPYIDIVATTPIKDIDNYQGDFDYIISTVSLKGYENVIVVNPILSNYDIHLLYEKIMEYDAQGIRIDIKSLLDIIKKYSTVHNEKLLEKEILQKFYKVNKKEFVQPMLKELLTEDRIVLKDSLDNWEDAIKIASEPLLNQKTITDEYVNAMIDSVKEHGPYIVLTDYFALPHARPESGVKDMSMSMLILKEPVDLLGKPVNIFTVLASIDNSSHIKALASLTEIVGDKDNIEKLKSSNNSEEVMKMINKEEEE
- a CDS encoding PTS sugar transporter subunit IIB, which codes for MEILAVCGFGVGSSMVLKMTLDKVFKELGVDANVQTMDLSSAKGAKPDAIFTSKEIAKDLRNSTTSPVYEVEKYMDKQEVKSAVEKFINENKK
- a CDS encoding PTS ascorbate transporter subunit IIC codes for the protein MSFIIDNLFRNPPVLLGIIAIIGLALQGKKIGDVIKGGLLAAIGMFILQQGVNILVGSIAPINGLFQEIAGGEVTEGLNDITFTSEFGGEVGLTMFFALVLHLLIARFTPIKTIFLTGHFLWWFPFIFVAAGVEGNLSGATLIIFATVLSALYWSIVPWLLKPFVSAVTGDDSFTLGHPSGILALISGFIAKKFGNKERSTESLKIPESLSFFKEVSITGGIVVFLMFLFLGLTVDGAFEAEAQPIVFYAINQGFMFGAGLVIMLQGVRMLVNQILPAFQGISEKLIPNSVPALDAPILFNYKPNAAIIGFVTAMVVSTVVILIANSFNVFGLMLIPLVITSFFECGAAAVIGEGQGGLRGAIIGTSFSAIVMVGLVGISAIIYSGTIQNWILIFGGNDLSLWGTISQYIAKLISLI
- a CDS encoding SIS domain-containing protein, coding for MKAYNRYFNKVKEILEIVEESEKENIEKVVDLFVKAIENKNSIFTFGASHAGIISEELFYRAGGLALINPIFEPSIMLNIRPITFTSEMESLVGYGELIADKVDIKKDDVILCHSVSGRNSVMIDFVTKAKEKGAKIIGLTNVSYSSQVESRHPSGKRLMDIADIVIDNHGEKGDATIKVEGLEQKVSPTSTVVGSTIVNSIVAQVAEELMNKGITPPILFSANIDGGKEHNNKIFEEYKDSIYYL
- a CDS encoding TIGR00366 family protein → MFKKFTNACVAVVQKYLPDPFLFAAILTFIVFLAGVFVTDQSPLAMIVHWGDGFWGLLAFSMQMALVLVTGHTLANAPIIKKGLRKLASIPKTPMQAILAVTFVAIVACWINWGFGLVIGALYARELARQIKTVDYRLLIASAYSGFVVWHSGISGSIPLKLATAGEGLSEATAGVVTSPISTSETIFSPYNLIIFGIILLTMPFINRAMHPKPEDVVSVDPELLVDEDLSVEVENPTFADKMENSSILSILIGAMGLVFIVNYFINNGFDLNLNIVNFIFLFLGIILHGTPRKFLDAIIIATRGTAGIVLQFPFYAGIMGMMTGLSPSGSSLAIAISNGFVSISNETTFPFFSFLSAGVVNFFVPSGGGQWAVQAPIMMPASAELGVSAAKTGMSIAWGDAWTNLIQPFWALPALGIAGLGARDIMGYCIIDLIYTGIIISLGLMFL
- the atoD gene encoding acetate CoA-transferase subunit alpha, whose translation is MNKQISIQQAIEKIEDGMTIMVGGFLAVGSPNKLVDALVEKNVKDLTLIANDTAFIDKGVGKLIVNKQVKKVIVSHIGTNKETGRQMNENELEVELVPQGTLVERIRAAGFGLGGVLTPTGVNTIVEEGKKKIEVEGKDYLLETPLKADIALIKGDIVDKKGNIRYDKTARNFNPTMATAADTVIVEADNLVEIGEIDPENVITPSLFVDYIVDGGGK
- a CDS encoding 3-oxoacid CoA-transferase subunit B; this encodes MDKNKIKEIIAKRVAKEFVDGDVINLGIGLPTLVANYIPDEMDVVFQSENGFVGLGPTPEKGSEDDNLTNAGGQHVTVKKGGAFFDSASSFGIIRGGHVDATVLGALQVDSEGSLANWMIPGKMVPGMGGAMDLVVGAKKVIVAMTHTAKGNPKILKKCSLPLTAKSQVDLIITEMGVMEVTDKGLVLKEIGPETTIEQIKDATEAELIIDENLKSMEI